In one window of Bizionia sp. M204 DNA:
- a CDS encoding tetratricopeptide repeat protein translates to MLQIMQLHKTYFLTLLIALISLCSLGQNMQLFEQANTLYNDAKYEEAISKYQQILDTDMHSAELYFNLANAHYKLNHIAPSIFYYEKALQLAPNDAEINQNIAFAKNMTLDAIDVVPEVGVSKVINQVSNAVSFDAWAILAICFVFLAVFSFINYYLAKGTKTKRFSFTVGFIGLFLMLGSVVSAFNKYDLDKNNNPAIVFAQESQIKSEPNLRSTEAFVLHEGTKVQVLDTVENWKKIKLTDGKTGWIPATDIKLLKKF, encoded by the coding sequence ATGTTACAGATAATGCAACTTCATAAAACATATTTTCTCACGCTATTAATAGCTTTAATTAGCTTGTGTTCCCTTGGTCAAAACATGCAATTGTTTGAGCAAGCCAACACCTTATATAACGATGCTAAATACGAAGAAGCTATAAGCAAATACCAACAAATTTTGGATACAGATATGCATTCAGCAGAGCTGTATTTTAATCTAGCCAATGCACATTATAAACTCAACCATATTGCGCCAAGTATTTTTTATTATGAAAAAGCCTTGCAATTAGCACCTAATGATGCTGAAATTAATCAAAATATAGCGTTTGCAAAAAACATGACCTTAGATGCTATTGATGTGGTTCCAGAAGTTGGCGTTTCCAAAGTTATTAATCAGGTTTCAAACGCTGTAAGTTTTGATGCTTGGGCCATTTTGGCCATCTGCTTTGTGTTTTTAGCTGTATTTTCTTTTATTAATTATTATTTGGCAAAAGGAACCAAAACAAAGCGTTTTTCTTTTACAGTAGGATTTATTGGACTGTTTTTAATGTTAGGATCAGTCGTATCAGCTTTCAATAAGTACGATTTAGATAAAAACAACAATCCAGCCATTGTATTTGCTCAAGAAAGTCAAATAAAAAGTGAACCTAACTTAAGAAGCACGGAAGCTTTTGTACTCCATGAAGGAACTAAAGTACAGGTTTTAGATACCGTAGAAAATTGGAAGAAAATTAAATTGACGGATGGCAAAACTGGATGGATTCCGGCTACAGATATTAAATTATTAAAGAAATTTTAA
- a CDS encoding SulP family inorganic anion transporter, whose product MFKNIKSDLPASIVVFFVALPLCLGIALASGAPLFSGLIAGIIGGIVVGGLSGSKIGVSGPAAGLAAIVLTAIGTLGGYENFLVAVVLGGAIQLVFGVLKAGIIGYYFPSSVIKGMLTGIGIIIILKQIPNFFGYDEASAWDLEFFEIDGGNTFSELFAVLSNIHPGAALIGIVSLLLLVFWEKILSKKSKLFELIQGPFVVVVLGIVFYTLFQDHDFLSIGNKHMVSVPIPENATDFLNQFSFPNFSVITNVDVWVTAFTIALVASLETLLCVEASDKIDPNKNVTPTNRELLAQGTGNMISGLIGGLPITQVIVRSSANIQSGGKSKLSTILHGLLLLISVVLIPKLLNMIPLSVLAAILLLVGYKLAKPTLFKDMYNLGWKQWVPFIVTVVGIVFTDLLFGIGLGLMVGVVVILLKSYQNSHFLHIEDKSNGKHKIKMTLAEEVTFFNKGAILKELESLPRDTYLELDLINTRYLDHDIIEILEDFLYKAEERNISIKLLSKRGIVENPSSFISFFNENQKSKISLS is encoded by the coding sequence ATGTTTAAAAATATTAAAAGCGACTTACCAGCGAGTATTGTCGTGTTTTTTGTTGCCTTACCTTTATGTTTAGGTATAGCTCTTGCCAGCGGAGCGCCCTTGTTTTCGGGATTAATAGCTGGTATTATTGGAGGAATTGTTGTTGGTGGTTTAAGCGGCTCTAAAATAGGTGTAAGTGGGCCTGCAGCGGGTTTAGCGGCCATTGTTTTAACTGCTATTGGAACTCTTGGCGGTTATGAAAACTTTTTAGTAGCCGTTGTTTTAGGTGGTGCTATTCAGTTAGTATTTGGAGTTTTAAAAGCGGGTATTATTGGGTACTATTTCCCATCTTCCGTAATTAAAGGTATGCTAACTGGGATTGGAATTATCATTATTTTAAAGCAAATACCTAACTTTTTTGGTTATGATGAAGCATCAGCTTGGGATTTAGAGTTTTTTGAAATTGATGGTGGAAATACCTTTTCTGAACTTTTTGCGGTGTTAAGTAACATTCACCCTGGAGCGGCTTTAATAGGAATAGTTAGTTTGTTATTACTTGTATTTTGGGAGAAAATATTAAGCAAAAAATCAAAGCTTTTTGAACTGATACAAGGACCATTTGTTGTGGTGGTTTTAGGAATTGTTTTTTATACACTTTTTCAAGATCATGACTTTCTTTCCATTGGAAATAAACACATGGTTAGTGTTCCAATTCCGGAAAATGCTACCGATTTTTTAAATCAATTTAGCTTTCCAAATTTTTCAGTAATTACCAATGTGGATGTGTGGGTAACGGCCTTTACTATTGCCTTGGTGGCAAGTTTAGAAACGTTGTTATGTGTGGAAGCTTCGGATAAAATTGATCCAAATAAAAACGTGACACCAACCAATAGAGAACTATTGGCACAAGGGACAGGAAATATGATTTCGGGGTTAATTGGTGGTTTGCCAATAACACAGGTAATCGTTAGAAGTTCGGCTAATATTCAGTCGGGTGGAAAAAGCAAATTATCAACTATTTTACATGGCCTTTTATTGTTAATTTCAGTGGTATTAATTCCTAAATTACTCAATATGATTCCCCTATCTGTTTTAGCCGCCATTCTTTTGCTTGTTGGTTATAAGCTGGCTAAACCAACCTTATTTAAAGATATGTATAATTTAGGTTGGAAACAATGGGTACCCTTTATTGTTACGGTTGTGGGTATAGTGTTTACGGATTTGTTGTTTGGCATTGGATTAGGATTAATGGTTGGTGTTGTAGTTATTCTCTTAAAAAGTTACCAAAATTCGCACTTTCTTCATATTGAAGATAAGAGCAATGGAAAACATAAAATAAAAATGACACTTGCTGAAGAAGTAACCTTCTTTAATAAAGGAGCTATTCTTAAAGAATTGGAGAGTTTGCCAAGAGACACGTATTTAGAACTAGACCTTATTAATACAAGATATTTAGATCATGATATCATTGAGATTTTAGAAGATTTCCTGTATAAAGCGGAAGAACGAAATATTAGTATAAAGCTTTTATCTAAACGTGGTATTGTTGAAAATCCATCTAGTTTTATTTCATTTTTCAATGAAAATCAGAAATCAAAAATAAGCTTAAGTTAA
- a CDS encoding carbonic anhydrase, whose product MNLKTVFENNKSWIQGKLDVSSDYFKDLSDGQNPELLYIGCSDSRVTAEELMGAAPGEVFVHRNIANMVISIDLNVMSVVNYAIDHLKVKHVIVCGHYACGGVKAAMQSADLGILNPWLRNIRDVYRIHRVELNAIECEDKRYDRLVELNVQEQCVNLIKTAAVQKAVRDRGLEVHGWVFDIHTGKLIDLKIDLEKYLDDIQEIYHLD is encoded by the coding sequence ATGAATTTAAAAACAGTTTTCGAAAACAATAAGTCCTGGATTCAGGGCAAACTAGATGTTAGTTCAGATTATTTTAAAGATTTAAGTGATGGGCAAAATCCAGAACTTTTATATATAGGATGTTCTGACAGTCGTGTTACGGCTGAAGAATTAATGGGTGCAGCTCCTGGAGAAGTTTTTGTACACAGAAATATTGCTAATATGGTAATTAGTATAGACCTTAATGTCATGTCTGTAGTAAACTATGCCATTGACCATCTTAAAGTTAAGCATGTTATTGTTTGTGGTCATTATGCTTGCGGTGGTGTGAAAGCCGCTATGCAGTCTGCAGATTTAGGGATTTTAAATCCATGGTTGCGTAATATTCGGGATGTATATAGAATTCACAGAGTGGAACTAAATGCTATTGAATGTGAAGACAAGCGTTATGATAGATTGGTTGAACTTAATGTGCAAGAACAGTGTGTCAACTTAATTAAAACAGCTGCTGTGCAAAAAGCGGTTCGTGATAGAGGGTTAGAAGTTCATGGTTGGGTTTTTGATATCCACACCGGAAAATTAATTGATTTAAAAATTGACCTTGAAAAATATCTTGATGATATTCAAGAGATTTATCATTTGGATTAA
- a CDS encoding HmuY family protein produces MINKFLSALFTVALFTTFSCSSDDDNTPSGPINVVIEGASIAPQIGGPNEPNQIYIDLSTNTTTSVQRDTWDLGFYSGSDFRVAINGSIYMAAAELSASDIDAVNASSIEVQTLQPQVAVGTFEDVSAGFIDAPFGNIDGTVIKAISDDAISNHVYLVNLGYEVSTETPANGSVEVSGNPRGWKKIRVTKSGNDYVLQYADLEATTHNTVTISKDTNYNFTFFSFDTESEVSVEPAKTEWDLNFTVFTNEITGYGAYGYTDFVVNNSKADATAYMIDTDVETELSYDNFTLANVVDTNFSNDQRSIGSSWRNGGGPGTLPSLKENVFYIVNDTEGNLYKLKFLALTNADGERGHPEFVYSLLQ; encoded by the coding sequence ATGATTAACAAATTTTTATCTGCACTATTTACAGTCGCTTTATTTACTACTTTTAGTTGTAGTAGTGACGACGATAACACACCATCAGGACCTATTAACGTTGTTATTGAGGGTGCTTCAATTGCACCTCAAATTGGAGGTCCAAACGAGCCTAATCAAATTTATATTGATTTAAGCACAAACACAACAACATCTGTACAACGAGATACTTGGGATTTAGGTTTTTATTCAGGTTCCGATTTTAGAGTGGCCATAAATGGTTCTATTTATATGGCAGCTGCCGAACTTTCTGCTTCAGATATTGATGCCGTGAATGCATCATCCATCGAAGTTCAAACCTTACAACCGCAAGTGGCCGTAGGTACTTTTGAAGATGTTAGTGCTGGTTTTATAGATGCACCTTTTGGTAATATTGACGGGACTGTAATTAAGGCTATTTCTGATGATGCTATTTCAAACCATGTATATTTGGTTAATTTAGGTTATGAAGTAAGCACCGAAACGCCAGCCAATGGTAGCGTAGAAGTTTCAGGCAATCCAAGAGGCTGGAAAAAAATTCGTGTTACTAAAAGCGGAAACGATTACGTTTTACAATATGCGGATTTAGAGGCTACAACTCATAACACCGTGACTATTTCTAAAGACACAAATTACAATTTTACGTTTTTTAGTTTTGATACAGAATCTGAAGTTAGCGTGGAGCCTGCAAAAACGGAATGGGATTTAAACTTTACCGTGTTTACCAATGAAATTACAGGATATGGTGCTTACGGTTACACGGATTTTGTAGTAAATAATAGTAAAGCAGATGCCACGGCTTATATGATTGATACCGATGTGGAAACCGAATTAAGTTATGATAACTTTACACTAGCCAATGTTGTAGACACAAACTTTAGTAACGATCAACGTTCTATTGGAAGTAGCTGGAGAAACGGTGGTGGACCAGGAACTTTACCTTCCCTAAAAGAAAATGTTTTTTACATAGTTAACGATACAGAAGGTAATTTATACAAATTGAAATTTTTAGCACTAACAAATGCTGATGGAGAACGTGGCCATCCTGAATTTGTTTATAGCCTATTACAATAA
- a CDS encoding TonB-dependent siderophore receptor, with translation MSPFIYSQEIETDSTKTEQLSEVVITGQYNPQSIKKSVHNVTVITRQQIESQAANNIADLLNFNLNLTILPSAQTGKSNISFFGLDQQYFTILIDNIPLVSDNGVGNNIDLTQINLDDIERIEIVEGAMGVEYGANAVSGVINIITKKAIDGKWEIQTGIQEETVGNEYAWFDEGRHIQLVNVSHNINDKWFARVGFNRNQFAGYFGERQGKDYYGTDNLRGYEWLPKTQINSNALVNYQSEAFNLNYRFDYFNEELNFYNRSVRTNPDVASQTINPTTNDRVYKTNRFVNNLNVSGQLQSGINYKASFSYQQQERNLNDFTYYILTETKDNEIDETYQSTKVLFSNGAVNNLIKTDKFNFQLGYELRYIEGFDTQASGNETQMDKLQSVTSLAGYASGEYRFSKKFSVRPGMRYDHNSLFKSKLLGSLSARYLFEHGFELRAELGSSYRTPSFEELYYYFVDSNHDVRGNENLKPENGYTAFFNVKKRSWFNDLSLVNEFKINYISLQDKIDLAIVNTTPLQYQYININSYKLMGATLNNSIKADNWTFNLGATLQGISRVLDDEINANDDFLFSYHINSSATYYAKKWDTYFTMLYKYNGEQKDFAANGDVDNEGNNIFTQQTVDGYSWLDASIKKEFFKNTFQVTLGARNLLDITSVDIRNSASDGGSHGGNTSNLTLGYGRSFYLKLLYKLNL, from the coding sequence TTGAGTCCATTTATTTATTCACAAGAAATAGAAACAGATTCTACTAAAACAGAACAATTAAGTGAGGTGGTTATTACTGGCCAATATAATCCGCAGTCCATAAAAAAATCGGTTCATAATGTAACCGTAATCACGAGGCAGCAAATTGAAAGTCAGGCAGCTAATAACATAGCCGATTTATTAAACTTCAATTTAAATTTAACGATCCTTCCCAGCGCCCAAACCGGGAAATCTAATATTTCGTTTTTTGGATTAGATCAGCAGTATTTCACCATTCTAATTGATAATATTCCTTTAGTTAGTGATAATGGCGTTGGAAATAATATTGATTTAACCCAAATAAATTTAGATGATATTGAGCGCATAGAAATTGTAGAAGGTGCTATGGGTGTAGAATATGGCGCCAATGCTGTTTCTGGAGTTATTAATATTATTACCAAAAAAGCAATTGATGGGAAATGGGAAATACAAACAGGAATTCAAGAAGAGACCGTAGGTAATGAGTACGCTTGGTTTGATGAAGGCCGCCATATACAACTGGTAAATGTATCTCACAATATTAATGATAAATGGTTTGCTAGAGTGGGTTTTAACCGTAATCAATTTGCTGGTTATTTTGGAGAAAGGCAAGGGAAAGATTACTACGGAACAGATAATTTACGCGGGTATGAATGGCTACCAAAAACACAAATAAACAGCAATGCTTTAGTTAACTATCAGTCTGAAGCCTTTAACTTGAACTACCGATTTGATTATTTTAATGAAGAATTAAACTTTTACAATCGTTCCGTTAGAACCAATCCTGATGTTGCTTCACAAACCATTAACCCCACAACCAACGATCGGGTTTACAAAACGAATCGGTTTGTAAATAATTTAAATGTATCTGGCCAATTACAATCGGGTATTAATTATAAAGCATCCTTTTCGTACCAACAGCAAGAACGAAATTTAAATGATTTTACGTATTATATTCTTACGGAAACAAAAGATAATGAAATAGATGAAACCTACCAATCTACGAAAGTTCTTTTCTCCAATGGTGCCGTAAATAACTTAATTAAAACAGATAAATTCAACTTTCAATTAGGCTACGAATTACGTTATATTGAAGGTTTTGATACCCAGGCCTCGGGAAATGAAACCCAAATGGATAAACTACAATCGGTAACTAGTTTGGCAGGTTACGCTTCTGGAGAATACCGTTTTAGCAAAAAATTTTCCGTTAGACCTGGTATGCGGTACGACCATAACTCCCTTTTCAAGTCTAAATTACTAGGGTCTTTAAGTGCGCGTTACCTGTTTGAACACGGTTTTGAACTACGTGCCGAATTAGGAAGCTCCTATAGAACACCAAGCTTTGAAGAACTGTATTATTACTTTGTAGATTCTAATCATGATGTCCGTGGGAATGAAAACCTAAAACCCGAAAACGGTTATACCGCCTTTTTTAATGTGAAAAAGCGTAGCTGGTTTAACGATTTATCTTTGGTTAATGAATTCAAAATAAACTACATATCATTACAAGATAAGATTGATTTGGCTATTGTAAATACAACGCCATTGCAATACCAATATATAAACATTAATAGCTATAAGTTAATGGGTGCAACCCTTAATAACAGTATAAAAGCGGATAATTGGACTTTTAATTTAGGAGCGACATTGCAAGGAATTTCGCGGGTTTTAGATGATGAAATTAATGCCAACGATGATTTTTTGTTTTCCTACCATATTAATTCAAGTGCTACCTATTATGCCAAAAAATGGGACACTTACTTTACCATGCTATATAAGTATAATGGCGAACAAAAAGATTTTGCCGCCAATGGTGACGTAGATAATGAAGGAAATAACATTTTTACACAACAAACTGTTGATGGCTATAGTTGGCTGGATGCATCCATTAAAAAAGAATTTTTCAAAAACACATTTCAAGTAACACTTGGCGCAAGAAACTTACTAGATATTACATCTGTTGATATTCGTAATTCTGCTTCAGATGGCGGTTCTCATGGTGGAAACACTTCCAATTTAACCTTGGGTTACGGACGTTCATTTTATTTAAAACTATTATATAAATTAAACCTTTAA
- a CDS encoding DUF6607 family protein gives MKQVALTTLLLVALFTQIHAQSKLQQDQKAIKNMCGCYEVNFNFAETFEYSGDSTYMPSATKHDKGIEWVELVQDDADKIVMQHLLIVGSKERPYIVKHWRQDWEFENTNLYVYDHDNKWNFVTLPKEDVAGQWTQRVFQVDDSPRYEGSATWVHIDGKSYWENTTTAPLARREYTTRSDYNVMNRTNRHEIVANGWIHDQDNDKVIRETGKEDVILAQEKGHNTYVKIDDSECKAAQDYWAKNKEKWVIVRAKWDAVFARNTNLMLEEKVDNKTMFKYLLDDENYKTSETINPIIDAFVK, from the coding sequence ATGAAACAAGTAGCTTTAACCACACTTTTATTAGTAGCATTATTTACACAAATTCATGCACAATCTAAACTACAACAAGATCAAAAAGCCATCAAAAACATGTGTGGTTGTTATGAAGTGAACTTTAATTTTGCGGAAACTTTTGAATATTCTGGTGATTCAACTTACATGCCATCGGCAACAAAACATGATAAAGGAATAGAGTGGGTAGAGCTGGTTCAAGATGATGCCGATAAAATTGTCATGCAGCATTTATTAATTGTTGGATCTAAAGAGCGTCCATATATTGTAAAGCATTGGCGACAAGATTGGGAGTTTGAAAACACCAATTTATATGTTTATGACCATGATAACAAGTGGAACTTTGTAACACTTCCAAAAGAAGACGTGGCTGGTCAATGGACACAGCGCGTTTTTCAAGTTGATGATAGTCCGCGTTATGAAGGATCTGCCACTTGGGTTCATATCGATGGAAAAAGTTATTGGGAAAATACCACTACAGCACCTTTAGCAAGACGAGAATACACAACACGTAGTGATTATAATGTAATGAATAGAACCAACAGACATGAAATTGTTGCCAACGGTTGGATTCATGATCAGGATAACGATAAGGTTATTCGTGAAACTGGAAAGGAAGACGTGATTTTGGCTCAAGAAAAAGGACATAATACCTACGTGAAAATTGACGATAGCGAATGTAAAGCGGCCCAAGACTATTGGGCAAAGAACAAAGAGAAATGGGTAATTGTTAGAGCTAAATGGGATGCTGTTTTTGCACGAAACACAAATTTAATGTTGGAAGAAAAAGTAGATAACAAAACCATGTTTAAATATTTATTGGATGATGAGAACTATAAAACTTCGGAAACTATCAACCCAATTATTGATGCATTTGTAAAATAA
- a CDS encoding ankyrin repeat domain-containing protein → MKIKSIIYALILVLSLQSYAQDNVFLNRDFWSNKPSVEDVDVQIKAGHDITQANSNNFDAVVYAILQDAPNETIQYIQSYNGNDVNKLTHDGRTYIFWAAYKGNTEIMQYLLKKGAKTDITDDKGNTILNFAAGSGQTNTKVYDMCLAHGANLKSDLTPSGANALLLAAPFDTNFKLINYFTSKGLDIQSVDSNGNGVFNYVAKTGNKELLNQLVEKGVKGNNQAFIFAAQGTRSHTNDLDFYTYLEEVGLNPNTSSKEGETPLHILAARSKDLDLIRYFIKKGVDVNQADADGNTAFLNAAYRNNLEVITILNKQVKDINAVNKKGESALALALKNNTFQVVDFLIENKAEVSVIDANGNNIIAYVMEFFTVNNQKEFEQKIALIKANGIDITKPQKNGNTLFHLAVLQNNLDLVKWVNTYPVNVNAKNSEGNTALHLAAMRAKNSDILKYLVSIGAKTDAVTEFDETAFDLASENEILKSSKSNLDFLK, encoded by the coding sequence ATGAAAATTAAATCTATAATATACGCCTTAATCCTAGTTTTAAGCCTTCAAAGCTATGCTCAAGATAATGTGTTTTTAAATCGCGATTTTTGGAGCAACAAACCATCTGTGGAAGATGTAGATGTCCAAATTAAAGCAGGACATGATATAACGCAAGCTAATAGCAATAATTTTGACGCCGTTGTATATGCTATTTTGCAAGATGCACCCAACGAAACCATTCAATACATTCAATCCTATAATGGAAATGACGTCAATAAATTAACCCATGACGGACGAACCTATATTTTTTGGGCCGCTTACAAAGGTAATACCGAAATCATGCAATACCTTTTAAAGAAAGGTGCCAAAACGGATATAACCGATGATAAAGGAAATACTATTTTAAATTTTGCAGCTGGTTCAGGACAAACCAATACCAAAGTATATGATATGTGTTTGGCACATGGTGCCAATTTAAAATCGGATCTTACACCGTCAGGAGCCAATGCACTACTACTAGCAGCACCTTTTGATACCAATTTTAAACTCATCAATTATTTTACATCTAAAGGCCTCGATATTCAAAGTGTGGACTCCAATGGGAATGGCGTTTTTAATTATGTTGCGAAAACTGGTAACAAGGAATTATTAAATCAATTAGTAGAGAAAGGTGTTAAAGGAAATAACCAAGCCTTTATTTTTGCTGCCCAAGGAACCCGGAGCCACACCAATGATTTAGACTTTTACACCTATTTAGAAGAAGTAGGATTAAACCCCAATACGTCTTCAAAAGAAGGCGAAACACCTTTGCATATTTTAGCGGCTCGTAGTAAAGATCTAGACTTGATACGCTATTTTATAAAAAAAGGAGTTGATGTAAATCAAGCGGATGCTGATGGAAATACAGCCTTCTTAAACGCAGCTTACCGAAATAATTTGGAAGTCATAACCATTCTTAACAAACAAGTAAAAGATATTAATGCGGTGAACAAGAAAGGTGAATCTGCATTAGCCTTGGCTCTTAAAAACAATACCTTTCAGGTGGTTGATTTCCTAATAGAAAACAAAGCAGAAGTTTCGGTTATTGATGCCAATGGAAACAATATTATAGCGTATGTTATGGAATTCTTTACTGTTAATAATCAAAAGGAGTTTGAACAAAAAATAGCCTTAATTAAAGCTAATGGAATAGATATTACCAAACCTCAAAAAAATGGAAATACGTTATTTCATTTAGCCGTTTTACAAAATAACTTGGACTTAGTAAAATGGGTAAACACCTATCCTGTTAATGTAAATGCAAAAAATAGTGAAGGTAATACAGCTCTGCATTTGGCTGCTATGCGTGCTAAAAATTCAGACATATTAAAATATTTAGTTTCAATAGGCGCTAAAACGGATGCGGTAACAGAATTTGATGAAACCGCTTTCGATTTGGCATCTGAAAATGAGATTCTAAAATCCAGTAAAAGCAATTTAGATTTTTTGAAGTAG
- a CDS encoding DUF2271 domain-containing protein, with amino-acid sequence MKIKHIILVSFLTFGLLSFTTIADSTKYKCMIQMTNYTGEAAYVVISLINPDGEYEKTLYVQGDDSEWYHDITDWWKFYGKKRSNIDVITGATIAGGARTISVIDIEDSKIDAGYSIRFETAVEDQEYYTKDVEFPLTSETVKSKKEGSGFIRYVRMMPN; translated from the coding sequence ATGAAAATAAAACATATAATACTTGTTAGTTTTTTAACCTTTGGATTATTATCCTTTACAACCATTGCAGATTCTACCAAATACAAATGTATGATTCAAATGACGAATTATACAGGTGAAGCTGCGTATGTAGTTATTTCCTTGATAAATCCAGATGGCGAATACGAAAAAACCCTATACGTACAAGGAGATGACAGCGAATGGTATCATGATATAACGGACTGGTGGAAATTCTACGGAAAAAAACGTAGCAATATAGATGTCATTACTGGAGCAACTATTGCTGGAGGCGCCAGAACTATTAGTGTTATAGATATTGAAGATTCTAAAATTGATGCTGGTTATAGCATCCGTTTTGAAACAGCCGTTGAGGATCAGGAATATTACACCAAAGATGTGGAATTTCCATTGACTTCTGAAACAGTAAAAAGCAAGAAAGAAGGCAGCGGATTTATTCGTTATGTTCGGATGATGCCAAATTAA